The Aureispira anguillae genome contains a region encoding:
- a CDS encoding AAA family ATPase: MKDDQNAIGGNYKYNNLKVFSSVENFYKNLKSYRRVFDESECRYIYGELSFYNKLFDERDWKCESRLVCTDVNKGEQICDMKKNIEVKKEQNIVKIQEGWGTANPGWWKRGKYKWDAYLDDQYLGTSYFYVIDEGPVSAESNPYVEIKDIRLFESSIDGRPNKDRKYLKKFNKSTTRYVNAEITIDILSKTRPLPLNFKFNFYNDVGQHKAYMNYFKEIHDDITTFTFDTGYGSNKGNYWFEDDYTLEVQFMNELIAVVPFVVAQEEEEMDGTLSFSIDNKIEQASTKGLKKEGKPTFEEATEELKALIGLEAVKKQIDEFATYLKFLKIREQKGFKEDNTFNLHTAFLGNPGTGKTTVAKMLGKIYYSLDLLSKGDVHEVGRVDLVGEYIGQTAPKVQKAIDKARGGILFVDEAYALSNRGDDNKDFGKEVIEVLLKEMSDGPGDIAIIFAGYPKEMQAFISSNPGMSSRISSHIHFSDYIPDELMEIASYAAEKRDVSINEEAKVLLYKKIVEAYRGRDQHFGNARFVNGIIEECKQNMALRLMKTENFEALEHEDLSTIVLEDIEKAFGITNSKKVHIPVDEAALGEALKELHEMIGLEEVKQDVDEMAKLVRYYTEIGRDVKKAFSMHTVFTGNPGTGKTTVARILVKIYKALGILERGHLVECDRKELVAGYTGQTAIKTAAMIDQAIGGGLFIDEAYSLTQGGQGDFGREAVETLLKRMEDQRGEFIVIAAGYPHEMQKFLEINPGLMSRFDRTLNFPDYSTIELIEISEVMFEKENLYLDAPSKEHLTKYVAGMLEHKHKYFGNARSIRKVVKEIARRQNLRLAELPSDQRTSTMVRTVTIEDFKDFKLIEQNDDTPKKGIGFR, encoded by the coding sequence ATGAAAGATGACCAAAATGCTATTGGAGGTAACTATAAATATAATAACCTAAAGGTCTTTAGTTCTGTAGAGAATTTTTACAAAAACCTGAAGAGCTATCGTCGTGTTTTTGATGAGTCAGAATGTCGTTATATCTATGGAGAACTATCGTTTTATAATAAATTATTTGATGAGCGGGATTGGAAGTGCGAATCTAGGTTAGTCTGTACAGATGTTAACAAAGGGGAGCAGATTTGCGATATGAAAAAGAATATTGAGGTTAAGAAAGAGCAGAATATTGTAAAAATTCAAGAAGGTTGGGGAACCGCAAACCCTGGATGGTGGAAACGAGGAAAGTATAAGTGGGATGCTTATTTGGACGACCAATATTTAGGCACTTCTTATTTTTATGTTATTGATGAAGGACCTGTCTCGGCAGAGTCAAACCCTTATGTTGAAATCAAAGATATTCGTTTGTTTGAAAGTTCTATTGATGGAAGACCAAACAAAGATAGAAAGTATTTAAAAAAGTTCAATAAGTCAACCACTCGCTATGTAAATGCTGAGATTACTATTGATATCTTAAGTAAGACTAGACCGTTGCCTCTAAATTTTAAGTTTAATTTTTACAATGATGTAGGGCAGCATAAGGCTTATATGAATTATTTCAAAGAAATTCATGATGATATAACTACATTTACTTTTGATACAGGTTATGGTTCTAATAAAGGTAATTATTGGTTTGAAGATGACTACACGTTAGAAGTTCAGTTTATGAATGAGCTCATTGCCGTTGTTCCTTTTGTGGTTGCTCAAGAAGAAGAAGAGATGGACGGAACCTTATCTTTCTCTATTGATAACAAGATTGAACAAGCCAGTACCAAAGGTCTAAAAAAAGAAGGTAAGCCAACTTTTGAGGAGGCTACCGAGGAACTAAAGGCTTTAATTGGTTTGGAGGCTGTAAAAAAACAAATTGATGAGTTTGCAACCTATCTTAAATTTCTAAAAATTAGAGAACAAAAGGGCTTTAAGGAGGACAATACTTTTAATTTGCACACGGCCTTTTTAGGAAACCCTGGTACTGGAAAAACGACCGTAGCCAAAATGTTGGGCAAAATTTACTATAGCTTGGATTTACTGTCTAAAGGAGATGTACACGAAGTCGGGCGAGTAGATTTGGTGGGAGAGTATATTGGGCAAACGGCACCAAAGGTTCAAAAGGCCATAGATAAGGCGAGGGGAGGTATTTTATTTGTAGACGAAGCTTATGCGCTTTCCAACAGGGGGGATGACAACAAAGATTTTGGAAAAGAAGTAATTGAAGTATTACTCAAAGAAATGTCAGATGGGCCAGGTGATATTGCTATTATATTTGCAGGCTATCCCAAAGAGATGCAAGCGTTTATTAGTTCCAATCCAGGTATGAGCTCTCGTATTTCTAGTCACATTCATTTTTCGGATTATATTCCTGATGAATTAATGGAGATTGCTTCTTATGCTGCCGAAAAACGAGATGTCAGCATTAATGAAGAGGCGAAAGTATTGTTGTACAAAAAAATAGTAGAAGCTTACCGAGGTCGAGATCAGCATTTTGGCAATGCTCGTTTTGTGAATGGAATTATCGAAGAATGCAAACAAAACATGGCTTTGCGTTTGATGAAAACGGAAAATTTTGAGGCACTAGAACACGAGGATTTATCAACGATTGTTTTGGAGGATATTGAAAAAGCATTTGGTATTACCAACAGCAAAAAAGTACATATTCCTGTGGATGAAGCTGCCTTGGGCGAAGCCTTAAAGGAATTACACGAAATGATTGGTCTGGAGGAAGTAAAACAGGATGTCGATGAAATGGCCAAACTCGTACGTTATTATACAGAAATAGGGCGAGATGTAAAAAAGGCTTTTTCTATGCATACGGTATTTACTGGAAATCCTGGGACTGGAAAAACAACGGTTGCTCGAATTTTAGTAAAAATTTACAAAGCATTGGGTATTCTTGAAAGGGGACATTTGGTAGAATGTGATCGCAAAGAATTAGTAGCGGGGTATACAGGACAGACAGCCATCAAAACGGCTGCTATGATCGATCAAGCTATTGGAGGGGGCTTATTTATTGACGAGGCTTATTCTTTAACTCAGGGAGGGCAGGGCGATTTTGGTCGAGAGGCTGTTGAAACCTTGCTAAAACGCATGGAGGATCAACGAGGGGAGTTTATTGTTATTGCTGCTGGTTATCCGCATGAGATGCAAAAGTTTTTAGAAATTAATCCTGGTTTGATGTCTCGTTTTGATCGAACGCTTAATTTCCCAGATTATTCAACCATTGAACTAATCGAAATTTCGGAGGTGATGTTCGAAAAAGAAAATTTGTATTTGGACGCTCCATCTAAAGAACATTTAACGAAGTACGTAGCAGGAATGTTAGAACACAAGCATAAATACTTTGGCAATGCTCGTTCTATTCGAAAAGTGGTCAAAGAAATTGCTCGCCGTCAAAATTTACGCCTAGCAGAACTTCCTTCTGATCAGCGTACTTCAACGATGGTTCGCACCGTAACAATTGAGGATTTTAAAGACTTTAAACTGATTGAGCAAAATGACGATACTCCCAAAAAGGGGATTGGCTTTAGATAG
- the trpS gene encoding tryptophan--tRNA ligase, whose translation MSTKKRILSAIQPTGNMHFGNYFGAVQNWVRLQEEYDCVYGVVDYHAMTMPYDPKKLRQNTWEILFNLMAVGVEPNNLFIQSLVPEHAELSWIFNCFCSYGRLSRMTQFKDKSAQSKEKASDDFISAGLFDYPVLQAADILIYKADYVPVGKDQDQHLELTREIAERFNRLVGKEYFVLPETLHTEIPKVMSTADPARKMSKSAGEKHYISVFEEEARIRKQINRAVTDTGDTPTGEMSAGVENLFSLLKAAARMDAYNGLMADYNAGNLKYSDLKGEVAEGLVTLSNQFKANKEDILSRKKEIKGQIKASSAEIRKRAQETVREVKELAGLSNVKF comes from the coding sequence ATGAGTACCAAGAAACGAATTTTATCAGCTATCCAACCCACTGGGAACATGCATTTTGGCAATTATTTTGGAGCTGTACAAAATTGGGTGCGTTTGCAGGAAGAATACGATTGTGTGTATGGTGTTGTGGATTATCACGCAATGACCATGCCGTATGACCCTAAAAAACTGCGTCAAAATACTTGGGAAATTCTGTTTAATTTAATGGCTGTAGGCGTGGAACCCAATAATTTATTCATTCAATCGTTGGTTCCAGAACATGCTGAACTAAGCTGGATTTTTAATTGCTTTTGCTCTTATGGTCGTTTGAGCCGTATGACTCAATTTAAAGACAAGAGCGCACAGTCTAAGGAAAAAGCAAGTGATGATTTTATCTCAGCAGGATTGTTTGATTATCCAGTATTGCAAGCTGCCGACATCTTAATTTACAAAGCAGATTATGTGCCTGTTGGTAAAGACCAAGACCAACACTTGGAATTGACCAGAGAAATTGCAGAACGATTTAATCGATTGGTAGGAAAAGAATATTTTGTATTACCAGAAACCTTGCATACGGAAATTCCTAAGGTAATGTCAACAGCTGATCCTGCTCGAAAGATGAGTAAAAGTGCAGGAGAGAAACATTATATTTCTGTGTTCGAAGAAGAGGCAAGAATTCGAAAACAAATCAATAGAGCTGTAACCGATACAGGAGATACTCCAACGGGTGAAATGAGCGCAGGGGTTGAAAATTTATTCAGTTTGCTAAAAGCAGCTGCTCGAATGGATGCTTACAATGGTCTGATGGCAGATTACAATGCTGGAAACCTAAAATATTCTGACTTAAAAGGTGAAGTAGCAGAGGGCTTGGTGACCTTAAGTAATCAATTTAAAGCGAATAAAGAAGATATTCTTAGTCGCAAGAAAGAAATTAAGGGGCAAATCAAAGCTTCTTCTGCTGAAATTCGCAAACGTGCACAAGAAACGGTTCGAGAAGTGAAGGAATTGGCAGGATTGAGTAATGTTAAGTTTTAA
- a CDS encoding alpha/beta fold hydrolase has protein sequence MIISTVQLENTQLEYCITGTDNSITILFVHGLGANLRQFEKQHVYFSKTHQVLSLSFCGHGNSIALRSSTATDFGLSRFANDIIELLDFLKIQKVHYVGNSMGGNIGFELAQKSPDRLRTFTTFGTTGRLTKSKWLVGGIKLIYKILPLSVIAKLSSVAGQTPYAKTKIQDMLSCASKETILAIIPHLANFNYLDTIKRLKVNSMIMRGEKDHEINQVLKETISTFQKHHLSFQCKNFKKAGHFLNLDTPELFNEELMRFLVKIDGDNPTNENKTITQ, from the coding sequence ATGATAATAAGCACTGTTCAGTTAGAAAATACTCAGTTAGAATATTGTATAACGGGGACTGATAATTCTATAACTATACTTTTTGTTCATGGGCTAGGAGCTAATTTAAGGCAGTTTGAAAAACAGCATGTTTATTTTAGTAAAACGCACCAAGTCCTTTCACTTAGTTTTTGCGGACATGGGAACTCTATTGCCTTGCGTTCATCTACTGCAACTGATTTTGGATTAAGCCGATTTGCGAATGATATTATTGAGTTATTGGATTTTTTGAAAATCCAAAAAGTGCATTATGTTGGAAACTCTATGGGAGGGAACATAGGGTTTGAATTGGCTCAAAAATCTCCTGATCGTTTACGTACATTCACTACTTTTGGGACAACAGGGCGGTTAACAAAATCAAAATGGTTGGTCGGGGGAATAAAACTAATTTATAAAATACTCCCCCTAAGTGTCATTGCTAAATTATCTAGTGTTGCTGGGCAGACTCCATACGCCAAAACAAAAATCCAAGATATGTTAAGTTGCGCTTCTAAGGAGACCATTTTAGCCATCATTCCTCACCTTGCCAATTTCAACTATTTAGATACAATCAAGAGGTTGAAGGTAAATAGCATGATTATGCGTGGAGAAAAAGACCATGAAATTAATCAAGTGCTAAAGGAGACCATAAGCACTTTTCAAAAACATCATCTTTCTTTTCAATGCAAGAATTTCAAAAAAGCGGGGCATTTTCTCAATTTGGATACCCCCGAGTTGTTTAATGAGGAACTAATGCGATTTTTAGTGAAAATTGATGGGGATAACCCAACAAATGAGAATAAAACTATAACTCAATAA
- a CDS encoding OmpA family protein has product MKIITCYFLIFSVVYANAQNLVVNPSFEEGAICDGTTERIDTVNSWSRIAGNPSYINTNCPLSKESKSFIQGMKLPPASQGNVLSIQKMDIATECQQGRLVTALEAGKQYVIKMNVRLPIQFCQQPIQEVGVVLSASPLAYSLDRRAIDVPALALQNNKQSLITKQYEWEEISALYVANGGEQFIAIGNFSTTNTGLFENRTKKECTYIFIDAVSVSEFKEQTLTSYSPNMTLKKNQRLLLAEVSFEEGSDVLKKSSFGILKALAKTLLENPKLKVEISSHTDNSLDAMESLTFSTARAKAIVNYLEGQDVLSSQLKGLGRGNKDAITLNNSAKGRKKNERIEIKFIEL; this is encoded by the coding sequence ATGAAAATAATCACTTGTTACTTCTTAATTTTTTCAGTTGTTTATGCCAATGCTCAAAACTTAGTTGTTAACCCTTCATTTGAAGAAGGTGCTATTTGCGATGGAACAACAGAACGAATCGATACGGTAAATAGCTGGTCTAGGATTGCAGGAAACCCTAGTTATATCAATACCAATTGTCCATTATCAAAAGAGTCAAAATCATTTATACAAGGGATGAAGCTCCCTCCTGCCAGCCAAGGGAATGTGTTATCGATTCAGAAAATGGATATTGCCACAGAATGCCAACAAGGAAGATTGGTTACAGCATTAGAAGCAGGCAAACAATATGTAATAAAAATGAATGTTCGTTTGCCCATTCAATTTTGCCAACAACCCATCCAGGAAGTAGGGGTCGTACTTAGTGCAAGTCCATTAGCGTACAGTCTAGATCGGCGAGCAATTGATGTCCCAGCGTTAGCTTTACAAAACAATAAGCAGAGTCTCATCACCAAACAATATGAGTGGGAAGAAATTTCTGCCTTGTACGTAGCAAACGGAGGAGAACAATTTATAGCTATTGGAAACTTTAGTACCACAAATACAGGCTTGTTCGAAAATCGAACTAAAAAAGAATGTACTTATATTTTTATAGATGCTGTTTCTGTTTCTGAGTTTAAGGAGCAAACCTTAACTTCTTATAGCCCCAATATGACGTTAAAAAAGAATCAACGCTTGTTATTAGCAGAAGTGAGCTTTGAAGAAGGTTCCGATGTTCTAAAAAAATCATCCTTTGGCATATTAAAAGCACTCGCTAAAACTTTGCTGGAAAACCCCAAGTTAAAAGTGGAAATTTCAAGCCATACAGATAATAGTTTAGATGCTATGGAAAGTTTGACCTTTTCTACTGCTCGAGCAAAAGCAATTGTCAATTATTTGGAAGGGCAGGACGTTTTAAGTTCTCAATTAAAAGGTCTTGGGCGTGGTAATAAAGATGCTATTACCTTAAATAATTCTGCCAAAGGGCGCAAAAAGAATGAGCGAATTGAGATTAAATTTATTGAGTTATAG
- a CDS encoding LOG family protein gives MKVCVYCASSTKVDTAFFEATTLLANELVNEGIEVLYGGGAVGLMGKLADVVLERGGKIKGIMPEFMDKVEWGHKSVTNFEYTKTMHERKAKLIEGVDAVIALAGGSGTLEELLEAITLKRLGLFTKPIIILNTNGYYNPLKEMLERCVNEHFMREEHLEMWSFVDEPEGIIPAIKEAKEWSSGAINFAANH, from the coding sequence ATGAAAGTTTGTGTTTATTGTGCTTCAAGTACAAAAGTTGATACTGCTTTTTTTGAAGCAACAACCTTATTAGCTAATGAGTTAGTAAACGAAGGAATTGAAGTTTTGTATGGTGGTGGTGCTGTTGGACTTATGGGAAAATTGGCGGATGTTGTTCTAGAAAGAGGAGGAAAGATCAAAGGGATAATGCCAGAGTTCATGGATAAAGTAGAATGGGGACATAAAAGTGTAACAAATTTTGAGTATACAAAAACAATGCATGAAAGAAAGGCAAAACTAATAGAAGGAGTGGATGCCGTTATAGCTTTGGCTGGAGGATCGGGAACTTTAGAGGAATTGTTAGAAGCTATTACATTAAAACGATTGGGCTTGTTTACGAAACCTATTATTATTCTAAATACAAATGGTTATTATAATCCTCTAAAAGAAATGTTAGAAAGATGTGTAAATGAGCATTTTATGCGTGAGGAGCATCTCGAAATGTGGTCTTTTGTGGATGAACCAGAGGGAATTATTCCTGCAATAAAAGAGGCAAAAGAATGGTCTAGTGGTGCAATTAATTTTGCTGCCAACCATTAA
- a CDS encoding amino acid--tRNA ligase-related protein, with product MIANPPLAVLEKKRKESSLYPIIEPHLFSQVVNKMRLFFLEKGYLEVHTQNRLSIMAACEDPKTIASYNYHGNVWPLPQTGQMWLEYELLDKPNVPGYFCVSTSYRNEPDPVDGRHCLIFPMFEFELPGGIDELIKVEAELLEYLGFGSAADFPQGVYDEVAKAYGVKELEREEETKIGEDHGPVYFLTHFPEYTSPFWNMKRNEEDSNISEKVDVLLHGMETIGSAERSCNPQEMRDTFYTIEDGKYAERLFDMFGKERVEAELNEFLELDFFPRSGGGIGVTRMIRAMQLSGLIEE from the coding sequence ATGATCGCAAATCCGCCACTGGCAGTACTAGAAAAGAAACGAAAGGAATCTTCATTGTATCCAATCATTGAGCCTCATTTATTTTCACAAGTCGTGAATAAAATGAGGCTCTTTTTTTTGGAAAAGGGTTACCTAGAAGTGCATACTCAAAACCGTTTGAGTATTATGGCAGCCTGTGAAGATCCAAAAACTATTGCTAGTTACAATTACCATGGAAATGTATGGCCTCTACCACAAACTGGACAAATGTGGTTGGAGTATGAATTACTAGACAAACCTAATGTTCCTGGATATTTCTGTGTTTCAACTTCATATAGAAATGAACCAGATCCAGTAGACGGACGTCACTGTCTTATCTTCCCTATGTTTGAATTTGAATTACCTGGAGGTATTGATGAGCTTATCAAAGTAGAAGCTGAATTATTGGAATACCTAGGCTTTGGATCTGCTGCTGATTTTCCTCAAGGAGTTTATGATGAAGTAGCTAAAGCTTATGGTGTGAAGGAGTTAGAGCGTGAAGAAGAAACAAAAATAGGAGAAGATCATGGTCCTGTTTATTTCTTAACTCATTTCCCAGAATACACTAGTCCTTTCTGGAACATGAAACGTAATGAAGAAGATTCTAACATTTCTGAAAAGGTAGATGTTCTTCTTCATGGCATGGAAACAATTGGTTCGGCAGAAAGAAGTTGTAATCCACAGGAGATGAGAGATACTTTCTATACTATTGAGGATGGAAAATATGCAGAACGCTTGTTCGATATGTTTGGCAAAGAGCGTGTTGAGGCAGAGTTAAACGAATTCTTGGAATTGGATTTCTTCCCACGTTCTGGAGGAGGAATTGGAGTAACAAGAATGATCCGTGCAATGCAATTATCAGGACTTATCGAAGAATAA